The Vitis riparia cultivar Riparia Gloire de Montpellier isolate 1030 chromosome 10, EGFV_Vit.rip_1.0, whole genome shotgun sequence genome includes a region encoding these proteins:
- the LOC117923854 gene encoding uncharacterized protein LOC117923854, translating to MSINQLWWNSRKPSDATKSNFEIFLDSVSPMVSINPDSKIKVGALKSLEEGHQREGVRGDCFLLSELWKAYATWSGFGAESPFILENGNTVIQFYHPTLSALQIYTTQPYASLSDSEGSTAGSSDQEMEEVFEATEDDALTAQLENGQQTRDHLGHLYLHYNEESDPDKRPPFFVKINELADTYPALMTLKSTDLCPDSWVAVAWYVFVY from the exons ATGTCGATAAATCAGTTATGGTGGAACTCTAGAAAGCCTTCCGATGCAACTAAATCCAACTTTGAGATTTTTCTTGATTCAGTCAGTCCCATGGTTTCTATCAACCCTGATTCTAAG ATAAAAGTAGGTGCACTTAAAAGCCTGGAGGAAGGGCATCAGAGAGAGGGCGTGAGGGGCGATTGTTTCTTGTTGAGTGAGTTGTGGAAGGCTTACGCCACTTGGAGTGGTTTTGGGGCCGAGTCTCCATTTATCCTGGAAAACGGCAACACTGTCATCCAATTCTATCATCCCACACTCTCAGCTCTCCAAATTTATACTACTCAACCCTATGCTTCCCTCAG tGACAGTGAGGGTTCAACTGCAGGCAGCAGTGACCAGGAGATGGAAGAGGTTTTTGAAGCCACAGAGGATGATGCTCTCACTGCGCAGCTGGAGAATGGCCAGCAAACAAGGGATCACCTTGGCCATCTCTACCTCCACTACAATGAAGAGTCGGACCCAGACAAGAGGCCTCCATTCTTCGTTAAG ATCAATGAACTGGCTGACACATATCCAGCTCTAATGACTCTCAAGAGCACAGATCTCTGCCCTGACAGTTGGGTGGCCGTTGCTTGGTACGTGTTTGTTTATTGA
- the LOC117923855 gene encoding uncharacterized protein LOC117923855, whose protein sequence is MKYKGKGNVREYIMEMSHLASKLKALKLELFDDLLVHLVLISLPAQFNQFKVSYNCQKDKWILNELISFCVQEEERLKQDKTESAHLASTSKDKGKRKNKDNKVAASNGLEQKKQKVEVTCFFCNKPGHTKKECTKYAAWRVKKGLPELPKTK, encoded by the exons ATGAAGTATAAAGGCAAGGGTAATGTTCGGGAGTACATCATGGAGATGTCTCATCTTGCTTCAAAACTTAAGGCTTTGAAACTTGAGTTATTTGATGATTTACTCGTGCATTTGGTTCTCATCTCTCTTCCTgcacaatttaatcaattcaagGTCAGTTATAACTGTCAAAAGGATAAATGGATTCTTAATGAGCTCATTTCATTCTGtgtgcaagaggaagagagattgaagcaaGACAAGACCGAAAGTGCTCATTTGGCTAGCACTTCCAAGGATAAGGGCAAACGAAAGAATAAGGATAATAAGGTTGCTGCTTCTAATGGCctagaacaaaagaaacagaaagttgAGGTAACATGTTTCTTCTGTAATAAGCCTGGACATACTAAGAAGGAATGTACCAAGTATGCTGCTTGGCGTGTTAAGAAAG GGTTGCCTGAGTTACCGAAAACCAAGTGA